In Candidatus Sysuiplasma jiujiangense, a single genomic region encodes these proteins:
- a CDS encoding thermopsin — translation MPKNRYNDRVNALLNSLETEGTPTSDIYLPNFNPPVTMNDGHVQPLYPVAPAPMGIGDFGLKNQNGTIVGYNLTTSSIEGTMTVNNLSSSSMSSAQQTSGSIQLNTVLTNVTLFGVTNYTYWTQNVIVYSNNFHRIKFVLNIWNFSSSAGTFPKNGIAKGKGRVVGNEVYITQGPSFSVALPATVDLYTNASLINGDSAVFFNYTLMDAGVISSGTFDEVLFNSTGGMPPGYSAPAPHYLISGTVTTPPLLNAGTHTHMGFLYDAEIMIGGPGGGSTTTIYNINATMALKYYNTSSSGLVSVPSAFNFGTDTGETSTGANVWWNGTTAFLNEGPSLLYGMWNVSSSMPRGFGGRVSPSNAFMFVSGGSTFNASADAWNPLPLSGNYDFHVPYGEVSGQILLSYYRPVSFTISAGKNFNLRRNRNAGIYTPLYAFGNSQIAYIASGGNGSLSSPYMLSGVSSVASISPLFDELNDWLFPVFAGVFFWNVSAHVEMNGMPLLRVMYGTQTASADSLPAVYNYLNYEFYADSNISLWKSEVSGYFTNSFLPYGIILLDSSNMLVGGNRLHASAVDSFVGHRNGGSVAILGGTDNTVWGNTFESNMFTDLGSGLLVRSSGNLVYNNMFLQPVSFTAESPRIFSNTWNISKQPASAINYVNGYALTGSIIHGTYQGGNLWWNYNGTIPYNDGGLIGTGGDYVPLNLPPNTTIQVRQPTRIPDIAPINYTLVHDLKTVGSLTPNTTLYTTIQVPNESFQSIILTYNGQAYGTVYDVVEFLIVNNVLVWHSVQPENGNWTIVANLTEYESLFHGSVNLIWHSPNGAVNGSYYTNATLSFYPGSKPAGIPNMVVPLVTRASLTYGHPEVTVPVSVPSDTAAATLQVFQRGNTFDEFWYGDEPSYRAVTVYSGNKLIANVLPWYLVNTGGIDLFAWRPLPAPYDLSEVPTNVNVTAALGIIENSGNMEFNMTGVFPYAANWMVSANLLIYTNPAVTGAQPVSYFANMGKPRIVTNVPLPSGGTASVNSFFYENVINNFGFSSSIHTVTGTITVSKRTSEVSSMDQYVVGPVWENLTGYQLTQSRMVTVYNEQGMHDIFINAKTTYFPIEMQTGFVFTITQTTNGGFPMYGPFAQYLNNMSEAFDVSHFYTNVTANGITRTETSVSNSLYTSGDLFAGVIELTSPVAGIISSITAIKGTTLKTYTSLVYGSQDGRLVLESGYQHVLEAVSNNPPGPDYFGTITVDFVYTF, via the coding sequence GTGCCAAAAAACAGATACAATGACAGAGTAAACGCGTTGCTCAATTCCCTGGAAACTGAAGGTACGCCCACCAGTGATATTTACCTGCCCAATTTTAATCCGCCTGTCACTATGAATGACGGACATGTCCAGCCTCTCTATCCCGTTGCTCCCGCACCGATGGGCATCGGTGATTTCGGGCTTAAGAATCAGAACGGTACCATCGTAGGCTACAACCTGACCACGAGCAGTATTGAAGGGACAATGACTGTGAACAATCTCAGCTCATCCAGCATGTCGTCGGCGCAGCAGACAAGCGGCAGCATCCAGCTTAACACTGTTCTTACAAATGTTACCCTCTTCGGTGTAACGAATTACACATACTGGACACAAAACGTGATTGTTTACAGCAACAACTTCCACCGAATCAAATTTGTTTTAAACATATGGAATTTTTCATCCTCAGCCGGCACATTCCCGAAAAATGGCATAGCAAAGGGAAAGGGAAGAGTCGTCGGCAACGAGGTTTACATAACTCAGGGTCCGAGTTTCAGTGTGGCTCTGCCTGCAACCGTGGATCTTTACACAAACGCATCACTGATAAACGGGGACAGCGCTGTGTTCTTCAACTACACACTCATGGACGCCGGTGTTATATCATCAGGGACTTTTGATGAAGTGCTGTTCAATTCAACGGGTGGCATGCCTCCCGGTTACAGCGCTCCGGCACCGCATTACCTGATCAGCGGAACCGTGACTACACCTCCACTGCTTAACGCAGGGACTCACACGCACATGGGATTCCTGTACGATGCGGAAATAATGATAGGCGGTCCGGGTGGAGGAAGCACCACAACAATCTACAACATAAATGCGACAATGGCACTGAAGTACTATAACACTTCATCCTCTGGACTTGTCAGCGTTCCTTCGGCGTTCAATTTCGGAACCGATACCGGTGAAACATCCACCGGCGCCAATGTGTGGTGGAATGGAACAACAGCCTTCCTTAACGAAGGTCCTTCGCTGCTGTACGGCATGTGGAACGTGTCGTCTTCCATGCCGCGCGGGTTCGGAGGTCGGGTTTCTCCTTCAAACGCATTTATGTTTGTCAGCGGCGGATCGACATTCAACGCTTCGGCCGATGCATGGAATCCGCTGCCACTCTCTGGAAATTACGACTTCCATGTTCCTTACGGTGAGGTTTCCGGTCAGATACTACTCAGCTACTACAGGCCGGTGAGTTTCACCATTTCCGCTGGAAAGAATTTCAATCTGCGAAGAAACCGGAATGCAGGCATATACACGCCGCTTTACGCTTTTGGCAACAGCCAGATTGCGTATATTGCGAGCGGCGGCAACGGATCGTTGTCGAGCCCATATATGCTTAGCGGCGTCTCTTCAGTCGCCTCCATAAGTCCGCTGTTTGATGAGCTTAACGACTGGTTGTTCCCCGTGTTCGCTGGCGTATTTTTCTGGAATGTTTCTGCACATGTGGAAATGAACGGAATGCCGTTGTTAAGAGTCATGTACGGCACACAGACGGCCAGTGCTGATTCTCTGCCGGCTGTGTACAATTATCTGAATTATGAGTTCTATGCCGACTCGAACATCTCACTCTGGAAATCGGAAGTGAGCGGCTACTTCACCAATAGTTTTCTTCCCTATGGCATAATATTGCTCGACAGTTCTAATATGTTGGTGGGCGGCAACAGACTACATGCAAGTGCTGTGGACTCCTTTGTCGGGCACAGGAACGGAGGCTCGGTCGCAATCCTGGGAGGCACAGACAACACAGTGTGGGGAAACACGTTTGAAAGCAATATGTTTACAGACCTGGGTTCGGGTTTACTGGTACGGTCTTCCGGCAATCTTGTCTATAATAACATGTTTCTTCAGCCTGTCAGTTTCACTGCGGAAAGCCCAAGAATCTTCTCCAACACATGGAACATATCAAAGCAACCCGCGAGTGCGATAAATTACGTAAATGGCTATGCGCTCACTGGCAGCATCATTCATGGAACATATCAGGGAGGAAACCTCTGGTGGAATTACAACGGTACCATCCCTTACAACGATGGAGGTCTCATAGGCACTGGCGGGGATTATGTCCCCCTGAACTTGCCGCCGAATACAACAATACAGGTCAGGCAGCCTACACGAATCCCGGATATAGCACCGATCAATTATACACTTGTCCATGATCTGAAAACAGTCGGAAGTTTGACACCGAACACAACACTGTATACAACTATCCAGGTACCGAACGAATCCTTCCAGAGTATCATCCTTACATACAACGGCCAGGCATATGGAACTGTTTACGATGTTGTCGAATTTCTGATCGTTAACAACGTTCTCGTGTGGCACAGCGTCCAGCCTGAAAACGGAAACTGGACAATAGTCGCCAACCTCACAGAATATGAATCGCTCTTCCATGGGAGTGTAAATCTGATATGGCACAGCCCGAATGGCGCGGTGAACGGTTCGTATTACACAAACGCGACATTGAGCTTTTATCCGGGCTCTAAACCGGCAGGCATTCCCAATATGGTCGTTCCGCTCGTCACCAGGGCGAGTCTTACCTATGGGCATCCAGAGGTAACGGTGCCAGTTTCAGTACCATCCGATACTGCTGCTGCAACGCTCCAGGTTTTCCAGCGCGGTAACACCTTTGACGAGTTCTGGTACGGCGACGAACCCTCCTACAGAGCAGTAACAGTTTACTCCGGAAACAAGCTCATAGCCAACGTACTGCCGTGGTATCTCGTCAACACCGGCGGCATTGACCTGTTCGCATGGAGACCTCTACCGGCACCGTATGACCTTTCTGAAGTGCCAACAAATGTGAACGTCACGGCCGCACTGGGCATTATTGAAAACTCTGGCAACATGGAGTTCAACATGACAGGCGTGTTTCCGTATGCTGCCAACTGGATGGTCAGTGCAAATCTGCTTATTTACACAAACCCAGCTGTAACCGGTGCGCAGCCTGTAAGCTACTTTGCAAATATGGGCAAGCCGCGGATAGTCACAAATGTCCCGCTGCCTTCAGGCGGCACAGCATCGGTGAACTCCTTCTTTTACGAGAACGTCATTAACAACTTTGGCTTCTCATCATCAATACATACAGTGACAGGAACGATAACAGTCTCGAAGAGAACAAGCGAAGTTTCATCCATGGACCAGTATGTGGTAGGCCCTGTGTGGGAAAACCTCACAGGATATCAGCTGACGCAATCCAGAATGGTCACAGTTTACAACGAGCAGGGGATGCATGATATTTTCATCAATGCAAAGACGACTTATTTCCCCATAGAGATGCAGACCGGTTTTGTATTCACAATCACGCAGACAACAAACGGCGGCTTCCCAATGTATGGCCCGTTCGCGCAGTACCTCAACAACATGTCAGAGGCTTTCGATGTTTCACACTTTTACACAAACGTAACGGCTAACGGCATAACAAGGACGGAAACATCCGTTTCCAACAGTCTCTACACAAGCGGCGATCTCTTTGCAGGCGTCATCGAGCTTACCAGCCCTGTCGCCGGCATTATCTCATCAATCACGGCAATAAAGGGCACCACACTGAAGACATACACATCGCTTGTCTACGGCTCGCAGGATGGAAGGCTGGTCCTTGAGTCTGGATACCAGCACGTACTCGAAGCGGTAAGCAACAATCCGCCGGGACCTGACTATTTCGGGACAATAACTGTAGACTTTGTCTACACATTTTGA
- a CDS encoding PIN domain-containing protein: protein MDYIDTNVVLSLINPADINHDTALRLTRESKEMAISMVTVLEMRSVMAKTTNLREEEIEAYVQYLDRLGFELKSIDMGKVFKRAAEISFSVRMKTLDLLHLAACSETGAGTLITLDQEFGIRREEIQCMGIDVRLQ, encoded by the coding sequence TTGGACTATATCGACACGAACGTAGTCCTTTCACTCATCAATCCTGCAGACATAAATCACGATACTGCGTTGCGGCTGACCCGTGAGTCAAAGGAAATGGCAATATCCATGGTTACAGTCCTTGAAATGAGGTCCGTGATGGCGAAGACTACCAACTTGCGGGAGGAGGAGATTGAAGCATACGTGCAGTACCTTGACAGGCTTGGATTTGAGCTGAAGAGTATTGACATGGGCAAGGTATTCAAGAGAGCGGCGGAGATTTCGTTCTCTGTCAGGATGAAAACACTGGATCTTTTGCATCTGGCTGCCTGTTCTGAAACAGGCGCTGGCACATTAATCACGCTTGATCAGGAATTCGGAATTAGGAGAGAGGAGATACAATGCATGGGTATAGATGTAAGGCTGCAATGA